In Pseudomonas nunensis, a single window of DNA contains:
- a CDS encoding TetR/AcrR family transcriptional regulator produces MAPRIKTSERIVQNSLELFNQQGERSISTNHIAAHMEISPGNLYYHFPNKQAIIAVLFSEYETLVDSFLRPPQGRAATVEDKRYYLKELLSAMWRYRFLHRDLEHLLESDPDLAARYRRFSQRCVIQGTAIYVGFVEAGILNMDRVQIESLTINAWIILTSWVRFLCTTRENSNHLSEQAIKRGVYQVLVLEAGFVTDQARAEVNALFEEFYVPLAQALEDVK; encoded by the coding sequence ATGGCCCCACGGATCAAAACCAGCGAGCGCATCGTGCAGAACAGCCTGGAGCTGTTCAATCAACAGGGCGAGCGCAGCATTAGCACCAACCATATCGCTGCCCACATGGAAATTTCCCCGGGCAACCTGTACTACCACTTCCCCAACAAGCAGGCGATCATCGCCGTGTTGTTCAGTGAGTACGAAACCCTGGTGGACAGCTTCCTGCGCCCACCCCAGGGGCGCGCCGCCACGGTGGAAGACAAGCGCTACTACCTCAAGGAGCTGCTGTCGGCGATGTGGCGCTACCGGTTCCTGCATCGCGACCTCGAACATTTGCTCGAGAGCGACCCGGACCTGGCCGCTCGTTACCGGCGCTTTTCCCAGCGCTGCGTGATCCAGGGCACGGCCATCTATGTCGGGTTCGTCGAGGCTGGCATCCTCAACATGGACCGCGTGCAGATTGAATCCCTGACGATCAATGCCTGGATCATCCTCACGTCATGGGTGCGTTTCCTGTGCACCACGCGGGAAAACTCCAATCACTTGAGCGAGCAGGCGATCAAGCGCGGGGTCTATCAGGTGTTGGTGCTGGAAGCCGGGTTTGTCACCGATCAGGCGCGCGCCGAGGTCAATGCACTGTTCGAAGAGTTTTACGTGCCGCTGGCCCAAGCCCTGGAAGATGTGAAGTAG
- a CDS encoding coniferyl aldehyde dehydrogenase, giving the protein MSADIAYLQNLQQPLDELQTLFEAQRVAYAANPMPPAAQRQQWLKTLRELLSNERQALIDAISQDFSHRSADETLLAELMPSLHGIHYASQHLKGWMRPSRRKVGIAFQPASAKVVYQPLGVVGVIVPWNYPLYLAIGPLVGALSAGNRVMLKLSESTPATGLLLKELLTRVFPQDLVCVVLGEADIGVAFSRLKFDHLLFTGATSIGKHVMRAAAENLTPVTLELGGKSPAIVSRDVPLKDAAERIAFGKTLNAGQTCVAPDYVLVPEERVGSFVEAYRQAVRGFYPTLADNPDYTAIINDRQLARLNGYLSDATSKGALLIPLFDQGQGRRMGHSLLLNVSDDMTVMQDEIFGPLLPIVPYSDLDQAFAYINQRPRPLALYYFGYDKREQNRVLHETHSGGVCLNDTLLHVAQDDMPFGGIGASGMGHYHGHEGFLTFSKAKGVLIKQRFNAAKLIYPPYGKAIQKLIQKLFIR; this is encoded by the coding sequence ATGTCCGCCGACATTGCTTATCTGCAGAACCTACAGCAGCCGTTGGACGAGCTCCAGACTTTGTTCGAGGCGCAACGCGTCGCCTACGCCGCCAACCCGATGCCACCGGCCGCCCAGCGCCAACAATGGCTCAAGACATTGCGCGAACTGTTGAGCAATGAACGGCAGGCATTGATCGATGCAATCAGCCAGGATTTCAGCCATCGCAGCGCCGACGAAACCCTGCTCGCCGAGCTGATGCCGAGCCTGCATGGCATCCACTACGCCAGTCAGCACCTCAAGGGCTGGATGAGACCGTCGCGGCGCAAGGTCGGCATCGCTTTCCAACCGGCGTCAGCCAAAGTGGTTTATCAACCGCTGGGCGTGGTCGGCGTGATCGTGCCCTGGAATTACCCGTTGTACCTGGCCATCGGGCCGCTGGTGGGCGCGTTGTCGGCGGGTAATCGGGTGATGCTCAAACTCAGCGAATCCACACCGGCCACCGGGTTGCTGCTCAAGGAGTTGCTCACCCGGGTCTTCCCGCAAGACCTGGTCTGCGTAGTGCTCGGCGAAGCGGATATCGGCGTCGCGTTCTCGCGGCTGAAGTTTGATCACTTGTTGTTCACCGGCGCCACCAGCATCGGCAAACACGTGATGCGCGCGGCGGCGGAAAACCTGACTCCGGTGACCCTCGAACTGGGCGGCAAGTCCCCTGCCATCGTTTCCCGGGACGTGCCGCTCAAGGACGCCGCCGAGCGCATCGCTTTCGGCAAGACCCTCAACGCCGGGCAAACCTGTGTCGCCCCGGACTACGTGCTGGTGCCGGAAGAGCGTGTCGGTTCCTTTGTCGAAGCCTATCGCCAGGCAGTTCGCGGGTTTTATCCGACACTCGCCGACAACCCGGACTACACCGCGATCATCAATGACCGACAACTGGCGCGGCTCAACGGTTATCTCAGCGATGCCACCAGCAAGGGCGCGTTGCTGATTCCGTTGTTCGACCAGGGCCAGGGCCGGCGCATGGGCCATAGCCTGCTGTTGAATGTCAGTGACGACATGACGGTGATGCAGGACGAAATCTTCGGCCCGCTGTTGCCGATCGTGCCGTACAGCGATCTGGATCAGGCATTTGCCTACATCAATCAACGCCCTCGCCCACTGGCGCTGTACTACTTCGGCTACGACAAGCGCGAACAGAATCGCGTACTCCACGAAACCCATTCCGGCGGCGTGTGCCTGAACGACACGCTGCTGCATGTGGCCCAGGACGACATGCCGTTCGGCGGCATCGGCGCTTCAGGCATGGGCCATTACCATGGACACGAAGGTTTCCTGACCTTCAGCAAGGCCAAGGGTGTGCTGATCAAACAGCGCTTCAACGCGGCGAAGTTGATCTACCCGCCGTACGGCAAAGCGATCCAGAAACTGATTCAGAAGCTGTTTATCCGCTAA
- a CDS encoding AraC family transcriptional regulator, which translates to MDTDQGESIRFWQTAPLAGVELLSARYIEHRFAPHVHDGYVIGMIMAGAQRYRYRGAEHLAGSGTLVLINPDELHTGHKGTEDGWLYRAFYPDSGQILSLLAELELPTTDLPAFGATLYRDPDLVKGFCQLHRLLESPSTALQQQTVWREMMLSLLQRHAAVPIAGKPGKEHRAVTLAKDLLQSQLAAPPSLEELASAVNLSPFHFARVFRRATGMPPHTWLMQQRIARARALLQGGCLPLEVATQLGFADQSHLSRQFKQVYGVGPGAYRSARQLPED; encoded by the coding sequence ATGGACACCGATCAGGGCGAGTCGATTCGTTTCTGGCAAACGGCACCACTGGCCGGGGTCGAACTGTTATCCGCGCGCTACATCGAACACCGCTTCGCGCCCCATGTGCATGACGGCTACGTCATCGGCATGATCATGGCCGGCGCCCAGCGTTATCGCTATCGCGGCGCCGAGCATCTGGCGGGCAGCGGCACGCTGGTGCTGATCAACCCCGATGAGCTGCACACCGGGCATAAAGGCACGGAGGACGGCTGGTTGTACCGGGCGTTTTATCCGGACAGCGGACAGATTCTGTCGTTGTTGGCCGAGCTTGAATTGCCGACCACCGATTTGCCGGCGTTCGGTGCCACGCTGTATCGCGATCCGGATCTGGTGAAGGGTTTCTGCCAGTTGCACCGCTTGTTGGAGAGCCCGTCCACGGCACTGCAACAGCAAACGGTCTGGCGAGAAATGATGCTGTCGCTGCTGCAACGGCATGCTGCGGTGCCGATTGCCGGCAAACCCGGCAAGGAACACCGGGCGGTGACCCTGGCCAAGGACCTGCTGCAATCGCAACTGGCGGCGCCGCCTTCGCTGGAAGAGCTGGCGAGTGCGGTGAACTTGTCGCCCTTCCATTTCGCCCGCGTATTCCGCCGCGCCACCGGCATGCCGCCGCACACCTGGCTGATGCAGCAACGCATCGCCCGGGCGCGGGCGTTGTTACAGGGTGGGTGTTTGCCTTTGGAAGTGGCTACGCAGTTGGGGTTTGCCGATCAGAGTCATCTGAGCCGGCAGTTCAAGCAGGTTTACGGGGTGGGGCCGGGGGCGTATCGCAGTGCTCGGCAGTTACCCGAAGATTGA
- a CDS encoding sulfurtransferase has protein sequence MPIAQLISPQALDLKKEQPGLVILDCRFALEDPDYGQRSYAEGHIAGSSFADLERDLSGTIVKGVTGRHPLPEPDDLIERLQAWGINADSEVVLYDDGPGAFAARAWWLLAWLGKRDGVFILDGGLKAWHAAGLPLSLDAPSVVRGTFNGTPDVSVVLSAEQLQQRLGQPALTLLDARALPRFKGEVEPIDPIAGHIPGAQCAAFTENLGGDGRFLPADQLKQRYAAKLGDRSPTELVAYCGSGVTACHNLFALCLAGYPLGSLYAGSWSEWINEPARGIATGE, from the coding sequence ATGCCCATTGCGCAACTGATCAGCCCTCAAGCGTTGGACCTGAAAAAGGAGCAGCCGGGGCTGGTGATTCTGGATTGTCGTTTTGCCCTCGAAGACCCGGACTACGGTCAGCGCAGTTATGCCGAAGGTCATATCGCCGGGTCGAGCTTTGCCGATCTGGAGCGGGATCTGAGCGGGACTATCGTCAAAGGCGTTACCGGGCGTCATCCGTTGCCGGAACCCGATGACCTGATCGAACGCTTGCAAGCCTGGGGCATCAACGCCGACAGCGAAGTGGTTTTGTACGACGATGGCCCCGGTGCTTTCGCGGCGCGGGCGTGGTGGTTGCTGGCCTGGCTGGGCAAACGCGATGGCGTGTTCATCCTCGATGGCGGGCTCAAGGCCTGGCACGCGGCCGGGTTGCCGTTGAGCCTCGATGCGCCTTCGGTTGTACGTGGCACCTTCAACGGCACGCCGGATGTTTCAGTGGTGCTCAGCGCCGAACAACTCCAGCAGCGTCTCGGCCAACCGGCACTGACCCTGCTTGATGCCCGCGCCTTGCCGCGCTTCAAGGGCGAAGTGGAACCGATCGATCCGATTGCCGGGCACATCCCCGGCGCGCAGTGTGCGGCGTTCACGGAAAACCTGGGCGGCGATGGGCGCTTCCTGCCGGCTGATCAGCTCAAGCAGCGCTATGCGGCGAAACTCGGTGATCGTTCGCCTACAGAACTGGTGGCGTATTGCGGATCTGGCGTGACGGCGTGCCACAACCTGTTTGCGTTGTGCCTCGCGGGATATCCGTTGGGGTCGTTGTATGCCGGGTCGTGGAGTGAGTGGATCAACGAGCCGGCGCGGGGCATCGCTACCGGCGAATAA